TGACAGGCCGGTCTCCGGGCTCGTGAGCCGGGCCTTGGCCCGAAACCGCGCGCCTTCCCGGGTGCGGACACCCAGTGGCCTTGCGCGGCCTTGACTCACCTACCGTTGCGGGGGCAGCGCCGGATTCGCGCCCTGCTGGCGCCCACCGGCTTCCCAGTTTCACCCTGCCGGAGCTGATCCGCAGAGCACCTGAAACACGCCGCGAAGGTTAGAGGGTTGCACAGGGAGCGTCAATTAAACGCGGACGATGAACGGTTGATCTGGATGCTTGTCTCACTATTGAAGCAGTGATATCACATAGCCATCACCGGCTGTACGCGACCATAATAAAAGGAGAGCGCGGCATGCAAGGCTTGATCATCAACAACCCGCACCTGGAATTCCTGCGCCCGGCCCTGGAGCGCTGGATCGACTGCATCGACCGCTTCAACCAGATCCATGGCGACGGCGATGCGCCCTATTGGCACGGCGCCCAGGCCAATGCCGGTATCCTCGCCGCCGCTGCCTGGCAGGCCGAGCTGGTGGCGTTGCAGCACTATCAGAGCAAGAAGCAGCGTGACGAAGGCGAGCGCGAAGGGCGCTGCGACCTGTCGATTGCCGGCGCCGAACAATCCATTCATCTGCACACTGAGCAGCGCTGGCCGAAGATCGCCCGCCTGGACCTGGCGGGCGCCCTGCAGGAGGCGGCGACGTTGGCGCGGCTGGCAGCCTATCCCAGCCAGCTCAAGGCCGGGGCGCTGTTTGTCAGCCCGTGGAAGGCGGGGCAGCATGCAAGCCCCGAGGAACTACAGGATATGGTCGATGACTTGAACAAGCACACGGCCTGCGCGATTGCCTGGTACTTCCCGTATGCGTACCGCAAGCTGCATAACGAGTCAGGGCAATACCACCCGGGCGTGGCGTTGTTGCTCAAGCAGGCTTGAACGTGCGCCGGGGCTGCTGTGCAGCCCCGACAATCTCAGGGATTCTGCGCCAGATGCCCTGGCGCCAACACCCGCTTGGCCTGCAAATAGGCCTTGGACCAGTAGCTGTTCGACAGGTAGTCCAAGCGCACCGTACCGCCGGTGGACGGCGCATGCACGAAGCGCCCCTCCCCCACGTAGATCCCGGCATGGCTCACCTGCGAGCCACCGCCGGTGGCGAAGAACACCAAGTCACCGGATTGCAGCGAATTGATGTCCACGGTCGGTGCACGCATGACGATCATCTCGCGCGTCGAGCGTGGCAGGTTGATGTTCGCCGCGTCGCGGTACACATAACCGATCAGGCCACTGCAATCGAAACCCGAATCCGGCGTGTTGCCGCCCCAGCGGTACGGGGTGCCGACCAGGCCGATGGCACGGATCAACACATCGTCCGCCACAGGCGACGAGGAAGGCTGGTCGATGAAGGTGATCTGCGGCTTGGCCACAGGTGCCGGTGCCGGAGCACGGCTGGAACAGGCGGCAAGCAGTGCCACCAGGGAAAGGAATGCGAAGCGCGTCATCATCGCCATGGGTCAGAACCTGTCTGAGACCAATCGGCCGCAGCCGAAAAAAGAGTTAAGGATTTAGATTAGACGCTATTCGTAAATGCGCACGGCGGCTAGCTTTTCAGCTACGCCGCCGTGCGAGGATACAGCATTTTGATATCAGTTGCGCGACAGGGTGGTGGTCGGCGCCATGGCCAAGGCACGCTTGGCTTCGATGAAGGTCTTGCTCCAGTAACGGTCACCGAGGTTGTCGATGCGCACACCACCGCTGCGGCGGCTGCTGGAGTGGATGAACTGGTTGTCACCCAGGTAGATGCCGGCATGGCTGACACGGCCACGGCCATTGGTGCTGAAGAACAGCAGGTCACCCGGCTTGAGCTTGTTGCGTGCGACCTTGGGGGCGTCGACGTTGATCATCTCGCGGGTCGAACGCGGCAGATTCATGCCGGCCTCTTCGCGGAACAGGTAGCCGATGAAGCCGCTGCAATCGAAGCCGGACTGCTCGGAAGTACCGCCGAAACGATAACGGGTGCCGATCAGCGACATGCCACGCTCCAGAATGCTGTCTGCAAGGACGGGCAGCTGGTAGGGCTTGCTATTGCTGGAGAAGGCTTGAAGGTCTTCATCGGTGGCGAGGTCTTCTTCGTCGAATACCGACGAATGCGAAGCCTTGGCCTTGACCGCGGTTTGCGCGGTGACCGATGGGTGATCCTGGGGCTGGGAAATCGGGCCTTGGGCCGCGCAGCCAAAAAGCAGGGTCACGAGTGCGAGTGGCACGAGGGGTGCGAAGCGCTTGAGCATGGGCACGACCGTGTCTGTAATCCTTTAGAAGGGGGAAACTATGCCTTCTATCGGACCTATTTGCAAATTTTATCGAAAAAAATGTGACTTTTGCGTTTTGCCGCTCTGGCCCGGTGTTTTCAGGGTTACCAGCCGAGGGTTTCCTTGAGGAAGGGAATGGTCAACTTGCGCTGGGCTTGCAGCGAGGCCTGATCGAGGCGTTCGAGCAGATCGAACAGTGCACTCATGCTGCGCGTTCCACGCGTGAGAATGAAGTGCCCGACCTCATCGGTCAGGTGCAAACCACGGCGCGAGGCGCGCAATTGCAAGGCACGCAGCTTGTCTTCGTCGGACAGGCCACGCATCTGGAAAATCAGTGCCAGGGTGAGCCGTGACTTGAGGTCGGCGAGCTTGATCGGCAGCTCACGCGGCGAACTCGAGGCCGCCAGCAGCAGGCGCCTGCCGCTGTCACGCAGGCGATTAAACAAATGGAACATCGCCTCTTCCCAGTCGGCCTTCCCGGCAATCACGTGCAGGTCGTCGATGCACACCAGCTCGTACTGCTCCAGATGGTCGAGCAACTCCACGCCTCGGTCGAGCAACTGCGCCAACGGCAGGTAGACGGCGGGTTCGCCCAGTTGCTGGAAACGGTGGGTGGCAGCCTGCAGCAGGTGGGTGCGCCCTGCGCCCTGCTTGCCCCACAGATAGATGAGGCTCTCGGTCCAGCCCGCGTCGGCTTCGCACAGCCGCTCGACGTAGCCCAATGCCGCAGCATTGGCGCCCGGATAGTAGTTGATGAAGGTGGCGTCATCGCGCAGGCGCACACCCAGGGGCAACTGGATTGGTTTCATGCTGGCTGGCGGTCGCGAGGACCAAAGGGGGCCTTTGGTGAAGAGTGCGCAAAGTCTATACCCGCAGCGCGGGCGGCACAATCGGGGAAGGGAATAGCGCAAGTAAAATCAACAGGTTGCGTGATTTTTGAGCAATCAGAGCATCACCTT
The Pseudomonas putida genome window above contains:
- a CDS encoding C40 family peptidase translates to MAMMTRFAFLSLVALLAACSSRAPAPAPVAKPQITFIDQPSSSPVADDVLIRAIGLVGTPYRWGGNTPDSGFDCSGLIGYVYRDAANINLPRSTREMIVMRAPTVDINSLQSGDLVFFATGGGSQVSHAGIYVGEGRFVHAPSTGGTVRLDYLSNSYWSKAYLQAKRVLAPGHLAQNP
- a CDS encoding C40 family peptidase; this encodes MLKRFAPLVPLALVTLLFGCAAQGPISQPQDHPSVTAQTAVKAKASHSSVFDEEDLATDEDLQAFSSNSKPYQLPVLADSILERGMSLIGTRYRFGGTSEQSGFDCSGFIGYLFREEAGMNLPRSTREMINVDAPKVARNKLKPGDLLFFSTNGRGRVSHAGIYLGDNQFIHSSSRRSGGVRIDNLGDRYWSKTFIEAKRALAMAPTTTLSRN
- the hda gene encoding DnaA regulatory inactivator Hda, with amino-acid sequence MKPIQLPLGVRLRDDATFINYYPGANAAALGYVERLCEADAGWTESLIYLWGKQGAGRTHLLQAATHRFQQLGEPAVYLPLAQLLDRGVELLDHLEQYELVCIDDLHVIAGKADWEEAMFHLFNRLRDSGRRLLLAASSSPRELPIKLADLKSRLTLALIFQMRGLSDEDKLRALQLRASRRGLHLTDEVGHFILTRGTRSMSALFDLLERLDQASLQAQRKLTIPFLKETLGW